From the genome of Campylobacter concisus, one region includes:
- a CDS encoding type I restriction endonuclease subunit R → MTPDTSENKIQQNSINLLQSLGYKFISREENLRLRGGKSSEVLFREILTKKLGEINSYEYKGKRYKFSQSNVLKAVDELAGVSLNEGLMVANERITNLLLLGTSLEENLEDGTKRSFSFKFIDFENLQNNDFYVTEEFEVSRVSQSDSQKHRRPDLVLFINGIPIVVIELKKSSVSFENGIKQLEKEQGKDEIAHLFKYIQLTIAANGSGARYGTTGTLFKFYSVWKEQDEAKAKESLKSLINGREISTLDMTLFVLLSKDRLLRLVRHYIVFDKKMKKVCRYQQFFAIEETLKRVSAKKDGARAGGLVWHTQGSGKSLTMVMLTKLLKQIYINSKIIVVTDRIDLDGQIHETFENTDVKAGRASSGSDLIEKLQSGVSVITTLVHKFEKVKNQKVVIRDGDIFVLVDESHRTQGGDLHKAMKKALPLACYIGFTGTPLLKREKNSFAKFGGEIHRYTIDDAVKDGAVLPLLYEGRYVGQEVLDPDGLTRKFDLISRELGDEAKRDLQQKWARFERVASSEQRLELIAVDINEHIKKTLKESGFKAMLATQRKYDAIKYHQIFEEFGEIKSAYVISSNEHEELEGGHKEYVAKAWQETIRGYGSEEEYLKHVKDEFIYGDEIDLLIVVDKLLTGFDAPRASTLYIDKQLKEHNLLQAIARVNRLYDGKDYGYIIDYRGLLGELDQALTSYASLSGFDPEDITGAVIDVRSEIIKTKTYYTHLDDLFSSVKFKDDLESYVAVLEDVQKRDDFKEWLSQFARAFKLALSSEKIYDILSEEEIKAYKQRVKFYNELRKAVQLRYHEACDFGKYEAQMQKLLDTYVNAQGVNELTKLVNIFETEFDDEVQRVEGKNAKADTIISAVSAVVKEKMDSNPAFYKSIAQQIQDIIDEYKAKRLSEEEKLVKAKLLKDLITGALKPNEDRYPKEFNGKKILFAIYDNLLDILADVELVDVEVVAKNLSVKFYEIYKEASKKPEWHNNKDVENEITSAMEDALWEIEDEYDVSIDEKEKIYQTIRGIEISFYA, encoded by the coding sequence ATGACCCCAGATACTTCAGAAAATAAGATCCAGCAAAATAGCATAAATTTACTTCAAAGCTTGGGCTATAAATTTATAAGCAGGGAGGAAAATTTAAGGCTTCGTGGCGGTAAATCAAGCGAGGTTTTGTTTAGAGAAATTTTAACCAAAAAGCTTGGCGAGATAAATAGTTATGAGTATAAGGGAAAGAGGTATAAATTTAGTCAAAGTAACGTTTTAAAAGCGGTCGATGAGCTAGCTGGGGTATCTTTAAACGAAGGGCTAATGGTCGCAAACGAAAGGATCACAAATTTACTCTTGCTTGGAACCAGTTTAGAAGAAAATTTAGAAGATGGGACAAAAAGGAGCTTCTCTTTTAAATTTATAGACTTTGAAAATTTACAAAATAACGACTTTTACGTAACGGAAGAATTTGAAGTAAGCAGAGTAAGCCAGAGCGACTCGCAAAAGCACAGAAGGCCTGATCTTGTGCTTTTTATAAACGGCATACCAATAGTCGTGATCGAGCTTAAAAAATCAAGCGTGAGCTTTGAAAACGGCATAAAGCAGCTAGAAAAAGAGCAGGGCAAAGATGAGATAGCGCATCTTTTTAAATACATCCAGCTAACCATCGCAGCAAATGGAAGCGGGGCAAGATATGGCACTACTGGAACGCTGTTTAAATTTTATAGCGTGTGGAAAGAGCAGGACGAAGCAAAAGCAAAAGAGAGCTTAAAGAGCTTGATAAATGGTAGAGAGATAAGTACGCTTGATATGACGCTCTTTGTGCTACTATCTAAAGATAGGCTACTAAGGCTAGTTAGGCACTATATAGTGTTTGATAAGAAAATGAAAAAGGTTTGCCGCTATCAGCAGTTTTTCGCTATCGAAGAGACGCTAAAGAGGGTATCGGCGAAAAAAGACGGAGCAAGAGCGGGCGGACTCGTCTGGCACACGCAAGGAAGCGGCAAGTCGCTCACGATGGTGATGCTAACAAAGCTTTTAAAGCAAATTTACATAAACTCAAAGATCATCGTCGTAACTGACAGGATAGATCTAGACGGACAGATACACGAGACCTTTGAAAACACGGATGTAAAAGCAGGGCGAGCAAGTAGCGGAAGCGATCTGATAGAAAAGCTACAAAGCGGCGTTAGCGTGATAACTACGCTCGTGCATAAATTTGAAAAGGTGAAAAACCAAAAGGTAGTGATAAGAGATGGCGATATATTTGTGCTAGTAGATGAGAGCCACCGCACGCAAGGCGGCGATCTGCATAAAGCTATGAAAAAGGCGTTGCCTCTTGCTTGCTATATAGGATTTACAGGCACGCCTCTTTTAAAACGTGAGAAAAACAGCTTTGCGAAATTTGGTGGAGAAATTCATAGATATACGATAGATGACGCGGTAAAAGATGGAGCTGTCTTGCCGCTACTTTACGAGGGGCGATACGTGGGCCAAGAGGTGCTAGATCCTGATGGGCTAACTAGGAAATTTGACCTCATATCAAGAGAGCTTGGCGATGAGGCTAAAAGGGACTTGCAGCAAAAGTGGGCGAGGTTTGAGCGTGTGGCATCAAGCGAGCAAAGACTAGAGCTAATAGCTGTTGATATAAACGAGCACATCAAAAAGACTTTGAAAGAAAGTGGCTTTAAGGCGATGCTTGCAACGCAAAGAAAATATGACGCCATAAAATATCATCAGATTTTTGAAGAATTTGGAGAGATAAAAAGTGCTTATGTGATATCAAGTAACGAGCACGAGGAGCTTGAGGGCGGACATAAAGAGTATGTCGCAAAGGCGTGGCAAGAGACCATAAGGGGCTACGGCAGCGAGGAAGAGTATCTAAAGCATGTGAAGGATGAATTTATTTATGGCGACGAGATAGACTTGCTTATTGTTGTGGATAAGCTTTTAACAGGCTTTGACGCGCCAAGAGCAAGTACACTTTATATAGATAAACAGCTAAAAGAGCATAATTTGCTCCAAGCCATAGCTAGAGTAAATAGGCTTTATGACGGGAAAGACTACGGCTACATTATTGATTATAGAGGGCTTTTAGGTGAGCTTGATCAGGCGCTTACTAGCTATGCTTCGCTAAGTGGCTTTGACCCAGAAGATATAACTGGAGCCGTGATAGACGTAAGAAGCGAGATAATAAAGACAAAGACTTACTATACTCATCTGGACGATCTTTTTAGCAGTGTGAAGTTTAAAGACGATCTAGAAAGCTACGTGGCGGTTTTAGAGGACGTGCAAAAACGAGATGACTTTAAAGAGTGGCTATCACAGTTTGCTAGGGCGTTTAAACTAGCGCTTTCAAGTGAGAAAATTTATGACATATTAAGCGAAGAGGAGATCAAAGCTTATAAGCAGAGGGTTAAATTTTATAACGAGCTAAGAAAGGCGGTGCAACTAAGGTATCACGAGGCTTGCGACTTTGGCAAATACGAAGCGCAGATGCAAAAGCTGCTTGATACTTATGTAAATGCACAAGGGGTCAATGAGCTTACAAAGCTCGTAAATATCTTTGAGACGGAATTTGACGATGAGGTGCAAAGGGTTGAGGGTAAAAATGCAAAGGCTGATACGATCATCAGTGCCGTAAGCGCGGTGGTAAAAGAGAAAATGGACTCAAATCCAGCATTTTATAAATCAATAGCGCAGCAGATACAAGACATCATCGACGAGTATAAAGCAAAAAGGCTAAGTGAGGAAGAAAAACTTGTCAAAGCAAAACTACTAAAAGACCTAATAACTGGTGCTTTAAAGCCAAATGAAGACAGGTATCCAAAAGAATTTAATGGTAAGAAAATTTTGTTTGCTATTTATGATAATTTGCTTGACATTTTGGCAGATGTCGAGCTTGTGGATGTTGAGGTGGTTGCTAAAAATTTGAGCGTAAAATTTTATGAAATTTACAAAGAGGCCTCAAAAAAACCAGAATGGCACAATAATAAAGATGTAGAAAATGAGATAACAAGCGCTATGGAGGACGCTCTTTGGGAGATAGAGGACGAATATGACGTTTCTATCGATGAGAAGGAAAAAATTTACCAAACTATCCGTGGAATAGAGATAAGTTTTTATGCTTGA
- a CDS encoding substrate-binding domain-containing protein yields the protein MELKQTGISRRGFLKGALATAAVATPQTMLAGFTPFKSDSLQVWSCGGLSEAFNELNAIYESRTGHNIQYTGAFAGALGKSLLALQSTTELFGARVLELSKKLRKAGLSLHFRPLCFTDYVLVVPKGNPAGIRDLKDLVEPGVRVMLPLRSSPPGSSPVKGILKNSNLTDAVMKNMVANGSCVINMMCELVDGKGDASIIEKRLTTHDRFKDKIEYMPIDEKLIPPGPLTFTLNIMKYVKDERLANDFADFVCGTEGQEIFEKHGFTSIYSARGLELIERFGVKDV from the coding sequence GTGGAATTAAAACAAACCGGTATATCACGCCGTGGCTTTTTAAAAGGTGCTTTAGCCACAGCTGCTGTTGCCACTCCGCAAACGATGCTGGCTGGCTTTACACCATTTAAGTCTGACTCACTTCAGGTTTGGTCGTGTGGAGGCCTATCTGAAGCATTTAATGAGCTAAATGCCATTTACGAGTCAAGAACAGGGCACAACATCCAATACACAGGCGCCTTTGCTGGTGCTCTTGGCAAGTCGCTTTTAGCACTTCAAAGCACGACCGAGCTCTTTGGAGCAAGGGTTTTAGAGCTTTCTAAAAAACTTCGCAAAGCTGGCCTTAGCCTCCACTTTAGGCCACTATGCTTTACCGACTACGTCCTAGTCGTGCCAAAAGGCAACCCTGCTGGCATTCGCGACTTAAAAGACCTTGTTGAGCCAGGAGTTAGAGTGATGCTGCCGCTTAGATCATCGCCCCCTGGCAGTAGCCCAGTCAAGGGGATCTTAAAAAACTCAAACCTAACCGATGCGGTGATGAAAAACATGGTCGCAAACGGGTCATGCGTCATAAATATGATGTGCGAGCTAGTTGACGGCAAGGGCGATGCCTCGATCATCGAAAAGCGCCTAACAACGCACGATAGGTTTAAAGACAAGATTGAGTATATGCCCATCGATGAAAAGCTCATCCCACCTGGACCGCTCACTTTTACGCTAAATATAATGAAATATGTAAAAGATGAAAGGCTCGCAAATGACTTTGCAGACTTTGTTTGCGGCACCGAAGGGCAAGAAATTTTTGAAAAACATGGCTTTACCTCCATTTATTCAGCGCGTGGGCTAGAGCTTATAGAAAGGTTTGGTGTAAAAGATGTGTAG
- the nifB gene encoding nitrogenase cofactor biosynthesis protein NifB: MIFRTKADLDSHPCFNKKASANYGRVHLPVAPHCNIQCNFCNRIYDCANENRPGVTAKVQTPDESVKFLEKLFKFRQDISVIGIAGPGDPMCDVDKTLATFEKCKSHFPNALLCLSTNGLALPEHVDEIVRLGVSHVTVTVNAVTPDVGSKVYSWVRHEDKNYYGEEAARILLARQDEGIRKLKEAGMLVKINTVVIPGVNMDHVQSISAKAKQWGADIMNCMAMIPVHDTPFENLKSPSSDEIHRIRRSIGSDINQMTHCSRCRADACGKLGER, encoded by the coding sequence ATGATTTTTCGCACTAAGGCTGATCTAGACAGCCACCCCTGCTTTAACAAAAAGGCCTCCGCTAACTACGGACGCGTGCATCTACCAGTTGCCCCACACTGCAACATCCAGTGCAACTTCTGCAACCGCATATATGACTGCGCTAATGAAAACCGCCCTGGCGTAACAGCAAAGGTGCAAACTCCAGATGAATCGGTGAAATTTTTAGAAAAGCTCTTTAAATTTAGACAAGACATCTCAGTCATCGGCATCGCTGGACCTGGCGATCCGATGTGTGACGTTGATAAGACGCTAGCGACCTTTGAAAAGTGTAAGTCCCACTTCCCAAATGCCCTGCTATGCCTCTCAACTAATGGCTTAGCACTGCCTGAGCATGTTGATGAGATCGTGCGCCTTGGCGTGAGCCACGTGACAGTGACTGTTAATGCCGTGACACCAGATGTTGGCTCGAAGGTCTATTCGTGGGTGAGGCATGAGGATAAAAACTACTACGGCGAGGAGGCTGCTAGGATACTGCTAGCACGTCAGGACGAGGGCATCCGCAAGCTAAAAGAGGCTGGCATGCTAGTAAAGATAAACACCGTCGTCATCCCTGGGGTCAATATGGACCACGTCCAAAGCATCTCGGCAAAGGCAAAGCAGTGGGGAGCTGACATAATGAACTGCATGGCGATGATACCGGTGCATGATACGCCTTTTGAAAATTTAAAGTCCCCTTCAAGTGACGAGATCCACCGCATCCGTAGATCAATAGGTAGTGACATAAATCAAATGACGCATTGCAGTAGATGCCGCGCTGATGCATGCGGCAAACTTGGCGAGAGATAG
- a CDS encoding type I restriction-modification system subunit M, whose translation MQKTTQDAINNVVWKACDTFRGTMDGSDYKDYVLTMLFVKYLSDFYKEKLELLKVEYGDKSDRIEAKLKKEKFKLDESCTFEYLLAHKEAVNLGEIMNKTLEKIEEDNKDKLEGIFRSIDFNNKNKLGDTKVRNAILKNLLDDFSDARLDLRPSMLEGNDIIGDAYEYLIAYFASDSGKKGGEFYTPSEVSTLLAKLVEPKEGDMIYDPTCGSGSLLIKASKEIGSKNFRLYGQEKNGQTHALCKMNMFLHEINDAVIEWGDTIRNPLHLQDNLIKTFDIVVANPPFSLDKWGADFAGNDPFMRFASYALPPKSKGDYAFVVHMIKSLNNNGKMGVVLPHGVLFRGANEGKIRQKLIEENLLDAVIGLPANLFYGTSIPACILVFKKNRSNEDVLFIDASKEFEKGKNKNSLTEQNIKKIIAAYKNRSEIEKYSHLASLSEIKENDYNLNIPRYVDTFEEEELVDIEATKKEISRLEAELKSIQSKMSECLAELGL comes from the coding sequence ATGCAAAAGACCACACAAGATGCCATAAATAACGTCGTTTGGAAGGCTTGTGACACATTTCGCGGCACGATGGACGGAAGCGACTATAAAGACTATGTCTTAACGATGCTTTTTGTTAAGTATCTATCTGATTTTTATAAAGAAAAGCTTGAATTGCTTAAAGTCGAATACGGCGATAAGAGTGATAGGATCGAAGCAAAGCTAAAGAAAGAGAAATTTAAGCTTGATGAGAGTTGCACCTTTGAGTATCTTTTGGCGCACAAAGAAGCGGTAAATTTAGGCGAGATAATGAACAAAACTCTAGAAAAGATCGAAGAAGACAATAAAGATAAGCTTGAAGGCATCTTTAGAAGCATCGATTTTAATAACAAAAACAAGCTCGGCGACACGAAAGTGAGAAACGCCATATTGAAAAATTTGCTCGATGATTTTAGTGACGCTAGGCTAGATCTTCGCCCTTCTATGCTTGAGGGCAACGACATAATAGGCGACGCATATGAGTATCTTATAGCTTACTTTGCAAGTGACTCTGGCAAAAAAGGCGGAGAGTTTTACACGCCAAGCGAGGTTTCGACGCTTCTTGCAAAGCTGGTTGAGCCAAAAGAGGGCGATATGATCTACGATCCTACTTGCGGCTCTGGTTCGCTTCTTATCAAGGCTTCAAAAGAGATCGGCAGCAAAAATTTCCGCCTTTATGGACAGGAGAAAAACGGACAAACTCACGCACTTTGCAAGATGAATATGTTCTTGCACGAGATAAATGATGCGGTGATCGAGTGGGGTGACACGATCAGAAATCCGCTTCACCTACAAGACAACCTCATTAAAACCTTTGACATAGTCGTGGCAAATCCCCCTTTTAGCCTAGATAAATGGGGCGCTGACTTTGCAGGAAACGATCCTTTTATGAGATTTGCTAGCTACGCTTTGCCGCCAAAGAGCAAGGGCGACTACGCATTTGTCGTGCACATGATAAAAAGTCTAAACAATAACGGCAAAATGGGCGTCGTGCTTCCGCATGGAGTGCTATTTCGCGGAGCAAATGAAGGCAAGATCCGCCAAAAGCTGATCGAAGAAAATTTACTTGACGCCGTCATCGGACTACCGGCAAATTTATTTTATGGCACGAGCATCCCTGCTTGCATACTTGTTTTTAAGAAAAACCGCTCAAACGAAGATGTGCTATTTATCGATGCTAGCAAGGAATTTGAAAAAGGCAAAAACAAAAACTCTCTAACCGAGCAAAATATCAAAAAGATAATCGCCGCCTACAAAAACAGAAGTGAGATAGAAAAATACTCCCACCTAGCAAGCCTTAGCGAGATAAAAGAAAACGACTATAACCTAAACATCCCTCGCTACGTCGATACCTTTGAAGAAGAAGAGCTTGTCGATATCGAGGCGACTAAGAAAGAAATTTCACGCTTAGAAGCCGAGCTAAAAAGCATTCAAAGCAAGATGAGCGAGTGTCTTGCGGAGCTTGGGTTATGA
- a CDS encoding restriction endonuclease subunit S — protein MSDFKNLPSGWKVVKLGDVAEKSILKNRNSLIKLVLSNSAIDGLVAQNEYFDKDIANKENIQDYYIVDLGDFVYNPRISQSAPTGPINRNMLSKGIVSPLYTVFTVQDEILAKFLEYFFKTIVWQNQVKSVANYGARHDRINITDNAFFSLKILTPPLDEQKKIAKILSTWDEAINLTINLIESKKQFKKALMQNLLTAKIRFPQFKDEWEETKLGNIGVFKTSSVDKIIQKDECIVNLVNYMDVYKNTHINSNLKLSQTSASNREIENLSLAKGDVLFTPSSETPDDIGHSAVILSDMPNTLFSYHLVRFRLDAKNDIVFLGYVFNQDKILKQFARLSQGITRYTLSIRDFQNVFINFPNLNEQQKIAEVLTACDDEINLLNLKLENLKRQKQGLMQQLLSGKVRVK, from the coding sequence ATGAGTGATTTTAAAAATTTACCAAGCGGATGGAAGGTCGTGAAGCTTGGGGATGTTGCTGAAAAATCTATTCTTAAAAATAGAAATAGTTTAATTAAATTGGTTTTGTCAAATTCAGCCATTGATGGTTTGGTTGCACAGAATGAATATTTTGATAAAGATATAGCAAATAAAGAAAATATACAAGATTATTATATTGTTGATTTGGGGGATTTTGTTTATAATCCAAGAATTTCACAGAGTGCCCCTACTGGACCAATTAATAGAAATATGTTATCTAAGGGCATAGTATCTCCGTTGTATACGGTTTTTACTGTTCAAGATGAGATATTGGCAAAATTTTTAGAATATTTTTTTAAAACTATTGTATGGCAAAATCAAGTCAAAAGTGTAGCAAACTACGGCGCTAGGCATGATAGGATAAATATAACAGATAATGCTTTTTTTTCTTTGAAAATTTTGACCCCGCCATTAGACGAGCAAAAAAAGATAGCGAAAATTTTATCTACTTGGGATGAGGCTATAAATTTAACTATAAATTTGATAGAAAGCAAAAAGCAGTTTAAAAAAGCTCTTATGCAAAATTTACTCACAGCCAAAATCCGCTTTCCTCAGTTCAAAGACGAGTGGGAAGAAACAAAGCTGGGAAATATAGGTGTATTTAAAACAAGTAGTGTAGATAAAATTATTCAAAAAGATGAATGTATTGTAAATTTAGTAAACTACATGGATGTTTATAAAAATACACATATAAATTCTAATCTTAAACTATCTCAAACGTCAGCAAGTAATCGTGAAATAGAAAATTTATCGTTGGCAAAAGGTGATGTTTTATTTACTCCATCATCTGAAACGCCAGACGATATAGGTCATTCAGCGGTTATTTTAAGTGATATGCCAAATACACTATTTAGTTATCACTTGGTTAGATTTAGGCTAGATGCAAAAAATGATATTGTTTTTTTGGGATATGTATTTAATCAAGATAAGATATTAAAGCAATTTGCAAGGTTGTCACAAGGCATTACAAGATATACATTGTCAATAAGGGATTTTCAAAATGTTTTTATTAATTTTCCAAATTTAAACGAGCAACAAAAAATCGCAGAGGTTTTAACGGCTTGCGATGACGAGATAAATTTACTAAATTTAAAGCTTGAAAATTTGAAAAGACAAAAACAAGGCTTGATGCAACAACTACTAAGCGGAAAGGTAAGAGTGAAATGA
- a CDS encoding 4Fe-4S binding protein: protein MCSSCNSACSNSSACGNVNLKKKSKNSPTTKIRRIVQLIFIAGIGQWAYYGIFRCPFVVPFVNCQNCPIITCWGRITSLFFGFWLFIPALVILFGRAFCGWVCPAGFVNQMLGKFAFFKLKIRSKKLIIAQIGMLATIAISLWIYFIWGNPRMMIPIRTSDEYLTALTLSLRFGEWEWVTRTVIIISVMLASLIVANLWCRFICPSGGVLEILRKFSIFRVYKTSACDDCDACLRKCEMGTRPDEINCTNCGDCLNVCHANAIKFGRKKN from the coding sequence ATGTGTAGTAGCTGTAATAGCGCATGCTCTAATAGCAGTGCATGCGGCAATGTAAATTTAAAAAAGAAAAGCAAAAACTCCCCCACAACAAAGATAAGACGTATAGTGCAGCTCATCTTTATAGCAGGCATCGGTCAATGGGCGTATTACGGCATTTTTAGATGCCCTTTTGTAGTGCCTTTTGTAAATTGCCAAAATTGCCCTATCATCACCTGTTGGGGGCGGATCACGTCGCTATTTTTTGGATTTTGGCTATTTATCCCAGCGCTTGTCATCCTCTTTGGCAGGGCATTTTGCGGTTGGGTCTGTCCAGCAGGCTTTGTCAATCAAATGCTTGGTAAATTTGCCTTTTTCAAGCTAAAAATTCGCAGCAAAAAGCTAATAATCGCTCAAATAGGCATGCTAGCTACCATAGCAATCAGCCTTTGGATCTATTTCATCTGGGGCAATCCACGCATGATGATACCTATAAGAACGAGCGATGAGTACCTAACTGCCCTCACTTTGTCACTTCGCTTTGGCGAATGGGAGTGGGTCACTCGCACAGTGATCATCATCTCAGTCATGCTAGCCTCGCTGATCGTAGCTAACCTTTGGTGCCGTTTCATCTGTCCATCAGGCGGTGTACTTGAAATTTTGCGTAAATTTTCGATCTTTCGCGTCTATAAAACAAGCGCCTGTGACGACTGCGACGCATGCTTGCGCAAGTGCGAGATGGGGACAAGACCTGATGAGATAAACTGCACAAACTGCGGAGACTGCCTAAATGTCTGCCATGCAAATGCCATTAAATTTGGAAGGAAAAAGAACTAA
- a CDS encoding restriction endonuclease subunit S, translating to MIKISDISDIKTGLVLNRKKADKNVDEKFSYKVVSLKSFNENALFDDTFADEFISSEKISDEYKVSRGDVLLRLREPNFAVYIDKDYDDLIYSSLMVRIRVKSDIFDPRFMAHYLNSNAVKRALAPDVSGTTIAMIGVASINNIKIPAINLQTQNKIVKYLDLAREESEILQNLAAQKQKYHKSIFENLIKEEN from the coding sequence ATGATAAAAATAAGCGACATATCTGATATAAAAACCGGTCTAGTTTTAAACCGCAAAAAGGCGGACAAAAACGTAGATGAGAAATTTAGCTATAAAGTAGTCTCGCTAAAGTCCTTTAACGAAAATGCGCTTTTTGATGACACATTTGCAGACGAGTTTATATCAAGCGAAAAAATAAGCGATGAGTATAAAGTGAGCCGTGGCGATGTTTTGTTACGCCTTAGAGAGCCAAATTTCGCCGTTTATATAGACAAAGATTATGACGATCTTATCTACTCATCTTTGATGGTTCGCATAAGGGTTAAAAGCGACATATTTGATCCGCGTTTTATGGCGCATTATCTAAACAGCAACGCCGTTAAAAGAGCCCTTGCGCCAGATGTTTCAGGCACTACAATAGCGATGATAGGCGTTGCAAGCATAAATAATATAAAAATACCAGCCATAAATTTGCAAACCCAAAACAAGATAGTAAAATACCTAGATTTAGCTCGCGAGGAGAGCGAAATTTTGCAAAATTTAGCAGCCCAAAAGCAAAAATACCACAAAAGTATATTTGAAAATTTAATAAAAGAGGAGAACTAA
- a CDS encoding sensor histidine kinase — translation MLLRIKQALANIPITARVTLWYSFFIIAIVAALVAISAVVADEVFEDVSQKKLAKSVTKIANDMDDFEPYDDGIFFIKYNAKGDVIGGLSPKRFQISLKMNSGAVQLYEEDENRFYYYDIAAKGKDVWVRGVINAEKFFKKEGLFLLALGIFVPVLFLFVLYGGYKTIKNAMKPVATMSKTALEIGSSRDFSKRIDLPTGKDELHALASVFNQMLDSLEKVYQSEKQLTSDVSHELRTPLSVIMAESDYAKNYSQNLDEAKESLEVISRQSRKITSLIDQILELSRLEAGRNLELKRINLSSILQNLATDYEKLADANGLKFSCVVAPDAVILGDELMISRLVDNFLSNALKFASAKIELNLSLTKTHALVSVKDDGVGISKKDSELIWNKFYQVESSRNKSLNTGSGLGLAIATNIAKIHGAKLGVKSEAGAGCEFLAEFELINLKQVKI, via the coding sequence ATGTTGTTAAGGATTAAGCAAGCCCTTGCAAATATCCCAATAACGGCGCGCGTAACGCTTTGGTACTCGTTTTTTATCATCGCTATCGTGGCGGCTCTAGTTGCCATTTCAGCGGTCGTGGCGGATGAGGTTTTTGAGGATGTGAGCCAAAAAAAGCTAGCCAAATCAGTCACCAAAATCGCCAATGATATGGATGATTTTGAGCCATATGATGATGGGATATTTTTTATAAAATATAACGCAAAAGGCGATGTGATCGGTGGTTTATCGCCAAAGCGCTTTCAAATTTCACTTAAAATGAATAGCGGTGCGGTGCAGCTTTATGAAGAAGACGAAAACCGCTTTTACTACTACGATATCGCAGCTAAAGGCAAAGATGTCTGGGTCAGAGGCGTAATAAATGCGGAGAAATTTTTCAAAAAAGAGGGACTATTTTTACTAGCGCTGGGCATTTTTGTGCCGGTTTTATTTCTCTTTGTGCTTTACGGCGGCTACAAAACGATAAAAAATGCGATGAAACCAGTTGCTACGATGTCAAAAACTGCGCTTGAGATAGGCAGCAGCCGTGACTTTTCAAAGCGTATTGACCTTCCTACTGGCAAAGACGAGCTGCACGCGCTTGCGAGCGTTTTTAACCAGATGCTTGACTCCCTTGAGAAGGTCTATCAAAGCGAAAAACAGCTCACCTCAGATGTCTCGCACGAGCTGCGAACGCCGCTATCTGTCATCATGGCTGAGAGCGACTACGCTAAAAACTACTCACAAAATTTGGACGAGGCCAAGGAGTCGCTGGAGGTCATCTCTAGGCAGTCAAGAAAGATAACCTCGCTTATAGATCAAATTTTGGAGCTCTCAAGGCTAGAAGCTGGCAGAAATTTGGAGCTAAAACGTATAAATTTAAGCTCTATCTTGCAAAATTTAGCCACCGACTATGAGAAGCTAGCAGACGCAAATGGGCTAAAATTTAGCTGTGTGGTAGCACCAGATGCCGTAATCCTCGGCGATGAGCTGATGATATCAAGGCTGGTGGATAACTTTTTAAGCAATGCTCTTAAATTTGCTTCGGCTAAGATCGAGCTAAATTTAAGTCTCACAAAAACGCATGCGCTTGTGTCTGTAAAAGACGATGGTGTTGGCATCTCTAAAAAAGATAGCGAGCTAATCTGGAATAAATTTTATCAAGTTGAAAGCTCAAGAAACAAAAGCCTAAACACAGGCAGCGGACTAGGACTTGCTATAGCTACAAATATCGCTAAAATTCACGGTGCAAAGCTTGGTGTAAAAAGCGAAGCTGGAGCTGGATGCGAATTTTTGGCAGAATTTGAGCTTATAAATTTAAAGCAAGTGAAAATTTAG